In a genomic window of Infirmifilum sp. NZ:
- a CDS encoding AIR synthase family protein, with product MGKLPYGELRKLLSVVARPDPSVLLGPGVGEDAALVDLGDQVLVVHTDPITGAVENIGWFSVHVSANDVATRGARPRWLTTLILLPEGATSEAALGIARQIREAADEIGAVVVGGHTEVTPRLDRPIVATTAFGVARRDRVVYTANAKPGDVLVLTKGAGVEGTAILASDFGDRLAGRVSEEVVERARGFVLELSVVREAMIAVEAGGVHAMHDATEGGVLGAVQEVAIASGLSATVFEERVPVRKETAEICRALGVNPLKLISSGSLLIAVEEASLDRLIERLAEAGITAAPIGRLERGEGVTLYRRDGSVERILEPVVDELWRLYGET from the coding sequence GTGGGTAAGCTCCCCTACGGCGAGCTGAGGAAGCTTCTATCGGTCGTTGCGAGGCCGGACCCGTCGGTCTTGCTGGGGCCCGGCGTGGGCGAGGACGCGGCCCTGGTCGACCTCGGGGACCAGGTGCTCGTGGTGCACACCGACCCTATCACAGGCGCCGTTGAGAACATCGGCTGGTTCTCGGTGCACGTCTCCGCGAACGACGTCGCGACGCGCGGGGCTAGGCCCAGGTGGCTGACCACGCTCATCCTGCTCCCCGAGGGGGCTACCTCTGAGGCGGCTCTGGGTATTGCGAGGCAGATCAGGGAGGCGGCGGACGAGATAGGGGCTGTTGTGGTCGGCGGCCACACCGAGGTTACGCCGAGGCTGGACAGGCCTATAGTGGCCACCACGGCTTTCGGGGTGGCCAGGAGGGACAGGGTCGTGTACACGGCGAACGCCAAGCCGGGGGACGTTCTCGTGCTCACGAAGGGGGCGGGCGTCGAGGGGACGGCTATACTCGCGAGCGACTTCGGGGACAGGCTTGCGGGGAGGGTGAGCGAGGAGGTCGTCGAGCGCGCTAGGGGCTTCGTGCTGGAGCTGAGCGTCGTGCGCGAGGCTATGATAGCGGTCGAAGCCGGGGGAGTGCATGCGATGCACGACGCGACGGAGGGCGGCGTTCTCGGGGCCGTCCAGGAGGTGGCTATCGCCTCGGGGCTCTCGGCTACAGTCTTCGAGGAGAGGGTTCCCGTGAGGAAGGAGACCGCGGAGATCTGCCGGGCGCTGGGCGTGAACCCCCTTAAGCTGATAAGCTCGGGCTCGCTCCTCATAGCGGTCGAGGAGGCGAGCCTGGACAGGCTAATCGAGCGGCTCGCAGAGGCCGGTATAACCGCGGCGCCTATAGGGCGCCTCGAGAGAGGCGAAGGGGTTACCCTCTACAGGCGGGACGGGTCCGTGGAGAGGATCCTGGAGCCAGTAGTCGACGAGCTCTGGAGGCTCTACGGGGAAACCTAA
- a CDS encoding MATE family efflux transporter: MSSKTVSGLALPILISVLADSLLSLVALSVVSRLSTAAVAATGLVSYLFFLVNALSTVFTGGLMVVASQAIGAGDLEAAGRATGETILLSILSALVTLATATAWLPGYLAAVSAGNEEVVRLALEYAQARLLSLPALMVNVSLSAAYRSADNPWPSAYSSIISVSTGSLLIPALTLGAPGLQAMGLRGAGLATSLASYAGLSAYAVWRPPFRISLAFPSALSLKVLVLGAPTALERFVASVAQNIYINAVARGGEVALAAHNIGITVESLVIQPSFAVSLAALVRAGQNVGAASIEEAERSLKEGVKIGVLWMGAAALVLALISPLVGHLFTDDPEVARMVQIYLILAAASEVGLGVSSAIYGAVRGMGSVWLPLAINSFTVVFLRAIPAQILASRYGAVGAWATQNTDMYGRALLALLTWKLLGPRRLAKKVV, from the coding sequence ATGAGCAGTAAGACGGTGAGCGGTCTAGCGCTACCCATATTGATCAGCGTGCTCGCGGACTCGCTTCTAAGCCTCGTCGCCCTAAGCGTGGTCTCACGTCTCTCCACGGCCGCTGTGGCCGCCACCGGCCTCGTCTCCTACCTCTTCTTCCTGGTGAACGCGCTGTCCACGGTGTTCACGGGCGGGCTCATGGTCGTCGCCTCCCAGGCTATCGGGGCGGGTGACCTCGAGGCCGCCGGCAGAGCCACTGGGGAAACCATTCTCCTCTCCATCCTATCGGCCTTAGTCACCTTAGCCACAGCCACGGCTTGGCTGCCCGGCTACTTGGCCGCGGTGTCGGCTGGGAACGAGGAGGTCGTGCGGCTCGCCCTTGAGTACGCGCAGGCCCGGCTGCTCTCGCTACCAGCCCTAATGGTCAACGTGAGCCTAAGCGCGGCCTACAGGAGCGCCGACAACCCCTGGCCCAGCGCCTACTCCTCGATCATAAGCGTCTCTACGGGCTCCCTGCTGATCCCGGCCCTCACTCTGGGCGCGCCGGGGCTCCAAGCCATGGGCCTGAGGGGGGCTGGCCTCGCCACGTCCCTGGCGAGCTACGCTGGCCTCTCGGCGTACGCCGTCTGGAGGCCCCCGTTCAGGATAAGCCTCGCTTTCCCCAGCGCCCTGAGCCTCAAGGTGCTCGTGCTCGGCGCGCCGACTGCCCTCGAAAGGTTCGTCGCGAGCGTCGCCCAGAACATCTACATCAACGCGGTGGCTAGGGGCGGGGAGGTGGCCCTCGCAGCCCACAACATAGGGATCACCGTCGAGTCGCTCGTAATACAGCCCAGCTTCGCCGTCAGCCTCGCGGCGCTTGTGAGAGCGGGGCAGAACGTGGGCGCCGCTAGCATCGAGGAAGCGGAGAGGAGCCTCAAAGAAGGCGTGAAGATAGGGGTCCTGTGGATGGGCGCCGCCGCACTCGTGCTGGCTCTGATCTCGCCGCTCGTCGGCCACCTGTTCACCGACGACCCGGAGGTCGCTAGGATGGTCCAGATCTACCTCATCCTGGCTGCGGCCAGCGAGGTAGGCCTAGGCGTGAGCAGCGCCATATACGGGGCTGTCAGGGGCATGGGCAGTGTGTGGCTCCCGCTCGCCATAAACAGCTTCACGGTGGTGTTCCTCAGGGCCATACCGGCTCAGATCCTCGCATCTAGGTACGGCGCGGTGGGGGCGTGGGCGACGCAGAACACGGACATGTACGGGCGCGCACTGCTCGCGCTGCTCACCTGGAAGCTGCTGGGGCCGAGGAGGCTGGCTAAGAAAGTGGTTTAG
- a CDS encoding NAD(P)H-hydrate dehydratase, with protein MKVATVEEIRRIDEQASDRYGISHEILMENAGAAVARLVLQVFGTRSISAAVVAGVGNNGGDGLVAARHLASEGADVEAFVVGEESRMSSLTQVNLERARRCGVRVQGVLGPEGLEQLREALEYADVAVDALFGVGLNRPVEGVYREAIEAVNSSGALVVSVDIPSGVNGDTGQVMGAAVRADYTVTFGLPKPGLLLYPGAELAGEVYVARISYPRELLEDPSLSIETNEPLPVPQRRPDTHKGDYGKALFVAGSRRYLGAPLFASMSFLMAGGGYSRLATVSSIVPHLASRASEVVYEGLPETPSGSLSRGGLDRILELAEWADIVVVGPGLSTDEETAQLVRDLVARVEKPVIVDGDGLTAVSRSLNVVKGRREATVLTPHLGEMSRLTGLSVDDIRRDRIGVLRRACSELGAYIVLKGAHTLIGTPDGRVFVNMTGNPGMAKAGSGDVLVGAIAAMYGLGFSVEDSVRMGVFVHGMAGDLVAVEKGVDGVTASRIMAALPRALKLLRESLEEVQSLYALAEI; from the coding sequence ATGAAGGTGGCCACCGTCGAGGAGATTAGGCGAATCGACGAGCAAGCTAGCGATAGGTACGGGATCTCCCACGAGATTCTGATGGAGAACGCCGGCGCTGCGGTGGCGAGGCTGGTGTTGCAGGTGTTCGGGACCAGGAGCATCAGCGCGGCCGTGGTGGCGGGCGTCGGGAACAACGGGGGAGACGGGCTCGTGGCGGCCAGGCACCTGGCATCGGAGGGGGCGGACGTCGAGGCTTTCGTCGTCGGGGAGGAGTCGAGGATGAGCAGCCTTACACAGGTTAACCTGGAGCGGGCTAGGAGGTGCGGGGTTAGGGTTCAAGGGGTCTTGGGTCCTGAGGGGCTCGAGCAGTTGCGGGAGGCGCTGGAGTACGCTGACGTCGCCGTCGACGCCCTGTTCGGTGTAGGGCTTAACAGGCCTGTTGAGGGGGTGTACAGGGAGGCTATCGAGGCCGTGAACTCTTCCGGCGCGCTCGTCGTGAGCGTGGACATACCTTCTGGGGTTAACGGCGACACGGGTCAGGTGATGGGCGCGGCCGTCAGGGCCGACTACACCGTGACCTTCGGCCTCCCGAAGCCCGGGCTCCTCCTCTACCCAGGGGCCGAGCTGGCCGGGGAAGTCTACGTCGCGAGGATATCCTACCCGAGGGAGCTCCTCGAGGACCCGTCGCTGAGCATTGAGACGAACGAGCCTTTACCCGTGCCCCAGAGGAGGCCCGACACACACAAGGGCGACTACGGGAAGGCCCTGTTCGTGGCCGGCTCGAGGCGCTACCTCGGGGCCCCACTCTTCGCCTCCATGTCCTTCCTGATGGCGGGGGGAGGGTACTCGAGGCTGGCCACGGTCTCCTCGATCGTCCCCCACCTTGCCTCGCGGGCGAGCGAGGTCGTGTACGAGGGGCTCCCCGAGACGCCCAGCGGCTCCCTGTCACGCGGCGGCTTGGACAGGATCCTCGAGCTGGCCGAGTGGGCTGACATCGTGGTCGTGGGGCCGGGGCTCTCCACGGACGAGGAGACCGCACAGCTTGTCCGGGACCTTGTTGCGAGGGTTGAGAAGCCTGTGATCGTCGACGGCGACGGGCTCACCGCGGTCTCGAGGAGCCTGAACGTGGTCAAGGGCAGGCGGGAGGCTACTGTGCTCACACCCCACCTCGGGGAGATGTCTAGGCTGACGGGGCTCAGCGTCGACGACATCCGGCGCGACAGGATCGGGGTGCTCAGGAGGGCCTGCAGTGAGCTGGGCGCATACATCGTGCTTAAGGGAGCGCACACGCTCATCGGCACCCCGGACGGGAGGGTCTTCGTGAACATGACCGGCAACCCTGGGATGGCTAAGGCCGGCTCGGGGGACGTGCTCGTGGGGGCGATCGCCGCCATGTACGGTTTAGGCTTCAGCGTCGAAGACAGCGTCAGGATGGGCGTCTTCGTGCATGGGATGGCGGGCGACCTAGTTGCGGTGGAGAAGGGGGTTGACGGCGTCACCGCCTCCCGCATAATGGCCGCGCTCCCGCGAGCCCTGAAGCTCCTCAGGGAGAGCTTAGAGGAGGTTCAGTCGCTCTACGCCCTAGCCGAGATCTGA
- the fba gene encoding class I fructose-bisphosphate aldolase, which yields MSYASVGKRLRLGRILPDGKSLIFAFDHGVEHGPADFPGETINPRKILEKVVGEVDAVMLLPGMAYLTSEVWAGKVPLIVKVTSKTSLRPEQERLLQSQFGWVEDAVRLGADAVAATVYWGSQFEDKMLEQWFAVKSAAEEYGLPCLQLSYPRGPTIKNMYDVEVVRYGVRAAIESGADLIKTYYTGSTESFRRVVEVAAGVPVLMSGGAKAKTLLDFLHVVKSVMDAGAQGVVVGRNIFQHENPRGAARAIAAVVHEGLEPEEALKRAE from the coding sequence ATGAGCTACGCATCTGTAGGCAAGCGGTTGAGGCTCGGAAGGATACTTCCCGACGGGAAGAGCCTGATCTTCGCGTTCGACCACGGCGTCGAGCACGGCCCAGCGGACTTCCCAGGCGAGACGATCAACCCGAGGAAGATACTCGAGAAGGTCGTCGGCGAGGTGGACGCGGTCATGCTCCTCCCGGGGATGGCGTACCTGACGAGCGAGGTGTGGGCCGGCAAGGTGCCCCTCATCGTCAAGGTAACGAGCAAGACGAGCCTGAGGCCGGAGCAGGAGAGGCTACTACAGAGCCAGTTCGGTTGGGTTGAGGACGCCGTTAGGCTCGGGGCCGACGCGGTGGCGGCTACGGTCTACTGGGGCAGCCAGTTCGAGGACAAGATGCTGGAGCAGTGGTTCGCGGTCAAGAGCGCGGCCGAGGAGTACGGGCTGCCCTGCCTGCAGCTCTCCTACCCCAGGGGGCCCACCATCAAGAACATGTACGACGTCGAGGTTGTGCGCTACGGCGTTAGGGCGGCTATCGAGAGCGGGGCGGATCTGATCAAGACCTACTACACGGGTAGCACGGAGAGCTTCAGGAGGGTCGTCGAGGTCGCGGCGGGCGTCCCAGTGCTCATGAGCGGCGGGGCTAAGGCGAAGACCCTCCTGGACTTCCTCCACGTGGTCAAGAGCGTCATGGACGCCGGCGCCCAGGGGGTCGTGGTGGGCAGGAACATATTCCAGCACGAGAACCCGAGGGGGGCGGCCCGGGCCATCGCGGCGGTGGTCCACGAGG